A genomic stretch from Sporocytophaga myxococcoides includes:
- a CDS encoding family 43 glycosylhydrolase → MKTMLYHFFLLAFFSFVAGDVTGQMATNPIIFADVPDPDFVRVGDTYYMSSTTMHFNPGVPIMKSKDLVNWEVVNYCYPVMANTDALNLNAGMEAYSGGTWASSINYYKGTFYVSSFSYSTGKTYIYKTTNIETGPWTTITLNKVYHDHSLFFDDDGKVYFAYGHDNIQLTEMKPDLTGEQPGGVNKVIISKASSVAGSNMILTAEGTRMQKINGQYYVSNICWPSGKGRTQIIHRSGSVAGTYTGRIAFQSSNGSAQGEYIDTPDGKWYAMFFHDHGAVGRIPDLMPVTWSNGWPTVGVNGQVPATLDIPKGAGSLKGIITSDEFSAAPPLKLQWQWNHNPQNNYWSLTQRSGYLRLTNERTDANVLRTTNTLTQRTFGPKCSGYVSIDVSGLKDGDYAGLVALQNKYGLVGVKMTGTSKSIVMVNGTGFSGTPVEVASVPVNQNTVYLRIDFDFTNRTDKAYFYYSLNGSTWTAIGSTLQMNYDLEHFVGYRFGLFSYATKSSGGYVDFDFFRVGANITEAQNVGPVVSITSPANGTRFNAGSDINITATAITTAGTIANVQFYNGNTLLGSDNSYPYSYNWMKVSAGIHLLRVIATDNAGRTSESQVSVTVNVPKGPFNGNSHSIPGMIEAEDYDEGGEGVSFHEVNTNGNEGGATFRNDEVDIERTGDVSGSFNIGYILKGEWLEYTVNVTETGIYDVKFRVAADGTGKTFHVEMDGKDITGVVSLPNTGGWQNWETIAVPGIELMKGKHVMRIVFDSDYMNLNWIEFTNEVITDLEKENNSPVRLFPNPFQEVLQIICDEKTEYQILDLTGRELESGILYSNATVGKSLPKGQYLLKLTSEKGMKAAKILKQ, encoded by the coding sequence ATGAAAACAATGTTATACCACTTCTTTTTACTTGCTTTTTTTTCTTTTGTTGCAGGTGATGTTACCGGCCAGATGGCAACTAACCCCATTATTTTTGCGGATGTTCCTGATCCTGATTTTGTCAGGGTAGGTGATACGTACTACATGAGCAGTACCACCATGCACTTCAACCCGGGAGTACCCATCATGAAGTCAAAAGACCTGGTGAACTGGGAGGTCGTAAACTATTGCTATCCCGTTATGGCTAATACTGATGCATTGAATCTCAATGCTGGAATGGAAGCCTATAGCGGAGGTACCTGGGCCAGCAGCATCAACTATTATAAAGGAACATTCTATGTCAGTTCTTTTTCCTATTCTACCGGAAAAACTTATATCTACAAAACTACCAATATTGAAACTGGACCGTGGACTACGATTACTTTAAATAAAGTGTATCATGATCATTCTCTTTTCTTTGATGATGATGGTAAAGTATATTTTGCTTATGGTCATGATAATATTCAGCTGACTGAAATGAAACCAGACTTGACAGGAGAACAGCCAGGGGGAGTAAACAAAGTCATCATCTCTAAAGCTTCATCCGTAGCTGGAAGCAATATGATATTGACTGCTGAAGGTACCAGGATGCAGAAAATTAACGGACAATATTATGTGTCCAATATCTGCTGGCCTTCGGGAAAGGGACGTACTCAGATCATTCACCGTTCAGGGAGTGTTGCCGGCACTTATACAGGCCGGATAGCCTTTCAATCTTCTAATGGTTCTGCTCAGGGAGAATATATCGACACGCCAGATGGAAAATGGTATGCAATGTTTTTTCACGATCATGGTGCCGTAGGTCGTATCCCTGACCTGATGCCTGTAACCTGGAGCAATGGATGGCCAACAGTAGGGGTAAACGGACAGGTACCGGCTACTCTGGATATTCCCAAAGGGGCAGGATCACTGAAAGGAATTATTACTTCAGATGAATTTAGCGCTGCACCTCCATTAAAACTACAATGGCAATGGAATCATAATCCTCAGAACAATTACTGGTCACTGACCCAACGTAGTGGTTATTTACGGTTAACAAACGAACGTACGGATGCTAATGTGCTTCGTACTACTAACACTTTGACCCAAAGAACCTTTGGTCCGAAATGTTCTGGTTATGTTTCTATAGATGTCTCAGGTTTGAAGGATGGAGATTATGCAGGATTGGTGGCTCTTCAAAATAAATATGGTTTGGTGGGGGTAAAGATGACCGGTACAAGTAAAAGTATTGTAATGGTAAATGGAACAGGTTTTAGCGGGACACCTGTTGAAGTGGCCAGTGTTCCTGTAAATCAAAATACTGTTTATCTGAGGATAGATTTTGATTTTACCAACAGGACTGATAAAGCTTATTTTTATTACAGTTTAAATGGCTCTACCTGGACCGCAATTGGTTCAACACTTCAAATGAATTATGATCTGGAGCATTTTGTGGGGTATCGGTTCGGATTGTTTTCTTATGCCACTAAATCAAGCGGAGGTTATGTTGATTTTGACTTTTTCCGGGTAGGAGCTAATATTACTGAAGCCCAGAATGTAGGTCCTGTAGTCTCAATTACAAGTCCGGCAAATGGGACACGCTTTAATGCAGGATCAGATATAAATATAACTGCTACTGCAATTACTACTGCAGGAACCATAGCAAACGTTCAGTTTTATAATGGAAATACCTTGCTCGGTTCTGATAATTCTTATCCTTATTCCTACAACTGGATGAAAGTATCGGCGGGCATTCATCTTTTGAGGGTAATTGCTACAGATAATGCAGGAAGAACTTCAGAAAGCCAGGTAAGTGTAACTGTAAATGTTCCCAAAGGACCTTTTAATGGTAATTCTCATTCCATTCCTGGAATGATAGAAGCAGAGGATTATGATGAAGGAGGTGAAGGGGTTTCTTTTCATGAGGTCAATACAAATGGTAACGAAGGAGGAGCGACTTTTAGAAATGATGAAGTTGACATTGAAAGGACAGGGGACGTTTCTGGTTCTTTTAACATAGGTTATATTCTTAAAGGAGAATGGCTTGAATACACTGTAAATGTAACTGAAACAGGAATCTACGATGTGAAGTTCAGAGTGGCAGCAGATGGAACAGGCAAAACATTTCATGTAGAAATGGATGGAAAGGATATTACCGGAGTTGTTTCTTTGCCAAATACAGGAGGATGGCAGAACTGGGAAACCATTGCTGTGCCTGGTATCGAGCTTATGAAAGGCAAGCATGTGATGCGGATTGTTTTCGATTCAGATTATATGAATCTGAACTGGATTGAATTTACAAATGAAGTTATTACAGATCTGGAAAAGGAAAACAACTCACCTGTCAGGTTATTTCCCAATCCTTTCCAGGAAGTCCTTCAGATTATCTGTGATGAAAAAACGGAATACCAAATTCTGGATCTTACAGGGCGTGAGTTAGAGTCTGGTATTCTATATAGTAATGCTACAGTTGGAAAGTCTCTTCCCAAAGGTCAGTATCTGTTGAAACTTACCAGCGAAAAAGGCATGAAGGCAGCTAAAATACTTAAACAATAA
- a CDS encoding MFS transporter, producing the protein MKNNKKIQNAWCMYDWANSVYSLTITTAIFPSYYAAVMPERPDKVNFLGFEFYSSALYSFSLAAVFLLAAILSPILTPIADNTGKKKFFMQMFCYLGSLGCAYLFFFHKDAGVLSQFTLTTSILAFILAGLGYSGSIVFYNSFLPEIATEDQYDRLSARGFAMGYIGSVLLLIFNITMLTMPDLYFNVDGKVDELMASGLANPEAKEQAKSFYSGLAARISFLSVGIWWFLFAQYSFYYLPSNVYKKESQGNWLWSGFRELNKVLSEVRKERYLKIFLPGFFFYNLGVQTVMYMAVIFAEGELNLKMSELIIVILIIQLLAIVGANLSAKLSGKIGNISTLRYINMIWVLVCIAAYFVKTDVQFYGLAVVVGFIMGGVQSISRSTYAKLIPEQTTDHASYFSFYDVAEKLSCFFGLFLFGAIEELTGSMRPSTLTLGIIFIIGITFLSFIPSFKSYSGQTELKLDHSGKNA; encoded by the coding sequence ATGAAGAATAATAAAAAAATACAGAATGCCTGGTGCATGTATGACTGGGCTAATTCTGTTTATTCCCTTACTATTACCACTGCAATATTTCCAAGCTATTATGCAGCTGTTATGCCCGAAAGGCCGGATAAAGTAAATTTCCTGGGATTTGAGTTTTATAGCTCAGCACTTTATTCATTTTCGCTGGCAGCAGTATTTTTGCTTGCAGCCATTTTAAGCCCCATATTAACTCCAATAGCAGATAATACAGGAAAGAAAAAGTTTTTTATGCAGATGTTTTGCTATCTGGGAAGTTTAGGGTGTGCATATCTCTTCTTTTTCCATAAAGATGCCGGAGTCCTTTCTCAGTTTACTTTAACAACATCCATATTAGCTTTTATTTTGGCAGGATTGGGATACAGCGGTAGTATAGTATTTTATAATTCTTTTCTTCCTGAGATAGCAACGGAAGATCAGTATGACAGGCTTAGTGCGCGTGGTTTTGCTATGGGATATATCGGAAGTGTACTGCTTCTTATTTTTAATATCACAATGTTAACTATGCCTGATCTATATTTTAATGTTGATGGAAAGGTGGATGAATTGATGGCTTCAGGCCTTGCCAATCCGGAAGCTAAAGAACAGGCGAAGTCGTTTTATTCAGGACTGGCAGCAAGAATTTCTTTTCTCTCTGTTGGAATATGGTGGTTTCTCTTTGCTCAGTATTCTTTTTATTATCTGCCATCGAATGTTTATAAGAAAGAAAGTCAGGGTAACTGGTTATGGAGCGGATTCAGAGAACTTAATAAAGTACTTTCAGAAGTCAGAAAAGAAAGATACCTTAAAATTTTCCTGCCCGGATTTTTCTTTTACAATCTTGGAGTACAGACTGTAATGTACATGGCGGTAATATTTGCAGAAGGAGAGCTTAATCTTAAGATGAGTGAACTGATCATTGTTATCCTCATTATCCAGCTTCTTGCTATTGTTGGTGCAAATCTGAGTGCGAAACTGTCAGGCAAAATCGGTAATATCAGTACCTTGCGTTATATTAATATGATATGGGTACTTGTTTGTATAGCTGCATATTTTGTAAAAACGGATGTTCAGTTTTATGGGTTGGCAGTAGTGGTAGGATTTATAATGGGAGGAGTTCAGTCAATATCCAGATCTACTTATGCAAAACTGATTCCGGAACAGACCACAGATCATGCTTCCTATTTTAGTTTCTATGATGTGGCGGAAAAATTATCCTGCTTTTTCGGACTTTTTCTTTTTGGGGCAATAGAAGAACTGACAGGAAGCATGAGACCAAGTACTTTGACATTGGGTATTATATTTATCATTGGGATAACATTTTTGTCCTTTATTCCTTCTTTCAAATCTTATTCAGGACAAACTGAATTAAAATTGGACCATTCAGGAAAAAATGCATAG
- a CDS encoding ABC transporter ATP-binding protein: MSFLKISNLSKKYANQPESAVTNVSFECNEGEFIAIVGENGSGKSTLLKLINGLIEPDQGSVFLENKKVKGPSENLVPGHPDINLLFQEFNLFPKHTVKENITYQLRYFSKDAQDERLNELIKVCKLEGLENKLPSELSGGQHQRVALARAMSDRPKLLLMDEPFSNLDVMLKDQIKIQVLDHLRKEGQTLIFITHDLGDALSLADRIMIMRAGQIVQLDVPEKIYEKPVDEYSAYLFGKVNIFDAENFFQSTGITGCKPTKSKISIRPEHFSITKDDKGDFKATVERIYYRGDSYEVVATVKNEITIRINTRKKNIFPGNEIMVKLIKSKIHFVD; encoded by the coding sequence ATGTCCTTTCTTAAGATATCAAATCTTTCTAAAAAATACGCAAATCAACCTGAATCTGCAGTTACCAATGTATCATTTGAATGCAACGAAGGAGAATTCATTGCAATAGTTGGGGAAAACGGTTCCGGAAAATCTACTCTGTTAAAGCTCATCAATGGATTAATAGAACCAGACCAGGGAAGTGTTTTTCTTGAAAATAAAAAAGTTAAAGGTCCTTCCGAAAACCTTGTCCCGGGTCACCCTGATATCAACCTGCTTTTTCAGGAATTCAATCTTTTTCCAAAACATACTGTAAAAGAAAATATCACCTACCAGTTGAGGTATTTTTCCAAAGATGCACAGGACGAGCGGTTGAATGAACTTATTAAAGTCTGTAAACTTGAAGGTCTTGAAAACAAACTACCTTCTGAGCTTTCAGGTGGTCAGCACCAGAGAGTTGCTTTGGCAAGGGCCATGTCTGACAGGCCTAAGCTTCTATTGATGGATGAACCCTTCAGCAATCTGGATGTAATGCTGAAAGACCAGATTAAAATACAGGTATTGGATCATTTACGGAAAGAAGGTCAAACCCTGATATTCATTACCCATGATCTGGGGGATGCATTAAGTCTGGCGGACAGGATCATGATCATGAGGGCTGGACAGATAGTACAACTTGATGTACCTGAAAAAATATATGAGAAGCCTGTTGATGAATATTCGGCATATTTATTTGGAAAAGTAAATATTTTTGATGCTGAAAATTTCTTTCAAAGCACAGGTATTACAGGATGTAAACCAACAAAATCAAAAATCAGCATTAGACCTGAACATTTCAGCATTACTAAAGACGACAAGGGTGATTTCAAAGCTACTGTTGAAAGAATATATTACAGAGGTGACAGCTATGAAGTTGTAGCAACTGTAAAAAATGAAATTACAATACGTATCAATACCAGAAAAAAGAACATCTTTCCGGGAAATGAGATAATGGTGAAACTAATTAAATCCAAGATTCATTTTGTGGATTGA
- a CDS encoding DUF4349 domain-containing protein, with the protein MKRIIAISLFFVNIFSSCAQKEEKAEASDIANQSQEVVSIDVRKDSRIKAPGKIIRKANIKFETKDLQKTTAELEFQVNQLNGFMESSELLTGNYEHSYKMILRVPASAFDTMIRILSKEALFMNEKTITSEDVSEEFVDVTSRLKSKREVEQRYIELLRNNAKTLEEVLLAEQQIASLHEEIEAKVDRLNYLKDQVSYSTIAVKFYQKIEYVPEPDMTEVGMLVRFKEAFSSGWDGVMSLAIGLTYIWPLLVIIGAAVLFIINRKRMV; encoded by the coding sequence ATGAAACGAATCATTGCTATTTCATTATTCTTTGTTAATATATTTTCCTCCTGCGCTCAAAAAGAAGAAAAGGCAGAAGCCTCGGACATTGCAAACCAATCGCAAGAGGTAGTTTCGATAGATGTAAGAAAAGATAGCCGGATTAAAGCCCCAGGAAAAATCATCCGCAAAGCCAATATAAAATTTGAAACAAAGGATCTTCAGAAGACAACAGCCGAGCTGGAATTTCAGGTAAATCAGTTGAATGGTTTCATGGAAAGCTCAGAGCTTTTGACCGGCAATTATGAACATTCATATAAAATGATTCTTCGTGTGCCGGCTTCTGCTTTTGATACTATGATCAGAATATTATCAAAAGAGGCATTGTTTATGAATGAAAAAACGATCACCTCAGAAGATGTTTCCGAAGAATTCGTTGATGTAACCTCCAGGTTAAAATCCAAGCGAGAGGTGGAACAAAGGTATATTGAACTATTGAGGAATAATGCCAAAACTTTGGAGGAAGTTCTGCTAGCAGAGCAACAAATTGCTTCGCTTCATGAAGAAATTGAAGCAAAGGTGGACAGGCTTAATTATTTGAAAGATCAGGTCAGTTATAGCACGATAGCTGTAAAATTTTATCAAAAGATAGAATATGTTCCTGAACCTGACATGACGGAAGTTGGAATGTTGGTGAGGTTTAAAGAAGCATTCAGCTCAGGGTGGGATGGAGTTATGAGTCTTGCGATAGGTTTAACTTATATCTGGCCTTTGTTAGTGATTATAGGAGCTGCCGTTTTATTCATAATAAATAGGAAAAGGATGGTGTAG
- a CDS encoding RNA polymerase sigma factor, whose protein sequence is MDFISDEKLIEGMYNHPSSGALEILYKRHFPMINRMVVKNNGSENEARDIYQEAFIIFYEKMKSENFKLQCQPKTFLYSICRNLWLKKLTEKKRFPVVTNESENFISVEDEVYEAEHRENEFIKLQSALNLIGEPCKGLLEDFYMHQKSMEEISIKFRYTNADNAKNQKYKCLQRLKKIFFNQSKETESYEA, encoded by the coding sequence ATGGACTTTATTTCTGATGAGAAGCTGATTGAAGGAATGTACAATCATCCTTCTTCCGGAGCGCTGGAAATTCTTTACAAAAGACATTTTCCTATGATTAACCGGATGGTGGTTAAAAACAATGGTTCTGAAAATGAAGCCAGGGATATCTACCAGGAAGCTTTTATTATTTTCTATGAAAAAATGAAAAGTGAAAATTTCAAACTTCAATGTCAGCCTAAGACATTCCTTTATTCCATTTGTAGAAATCTCTGGCTGAAAAAGCTAACAGAGAAGAAACGTTTTCCTGTAGTTACAAATGAATCTGAAAACTTTATTTCTGTCGAAGATGAAGTTTATGAAGCTGAGCATAGAGAAAACGAATTTATAAAACTGCAATCTGCATTAAACCTGATTGGAGAACCTTGCAAAGGATTACTTGAAGACTTTTATATGCATCAAAAGTCGATGGAAGAAATAAGTATAAAATTCCGGTATACCAATGCAGACAATGCAAAAAACCAGAAGTACAAATGTCTTCAAAGGTTAAAAAAAATATTCTTCAACCAATCTAAAGAAACAGAAAGTTATGAAGCCTGA